The Sphingobacteriales bacterium DNA segment CACCGACTCCACCAATATAGCGGGTGCTTACAAAAGCGGCGTTGCCAATGCAGGTGTTTATACGGTAGAGTTCAGTAAATTCGGCTATTATCCCAAAACCGTCACCACCACACTCAATACCGCCGAATACACCAATTTAGATGTGCAGTTGGTTCAGAAAGAAAAATTTACACTGACAATAGAAACGCAGGTAAGCGCAGTATGCGTTCCTTATACTGCTGCTTGTTATGTATTACTTATCAATCCCGAAGGTGAAGAAGAATTATATATTTCAGACCAAAATGGCATTATTCAAATTCCTGATTTTGTACCAGATCAATATGATATTTATATAGGATTGTGGGGGCAACAAGTAAGTTATTATGAAAATTATTCAATAGATGAAAACTTTATAATCTTATATACAGGAGGAAATAATAGTATCGCTGATGATTTTTTCTTTGATTATGGTTGGCAGGTAAGCGGCGACAGCATAAATGGTATGTGGGAACGCGGAATACCGCACGGGGCTACGCACAACAATATTGCTTGTGCGCCTTATAGCGATGTAAATGATGACTACGGTGGTTTTTGCTATATGACAGGCAATGCCGCCGCTGCTTTGGAACAACAAGATTTAGATGCAGGCACTACTATTCTGCGTTCTCCTGATTTCAGTTGGATTAATCCGGAAGGATTTGATAATCTTTTGAGTTTTAATTTATGGGTATGCGGCAGCGGCTCGTCTGTGATTCGTTGCAGTGTGGGCAATGACGACACCACCTTTTTGCTGCAAGAATGGGCAGATATGGATATTACCAACAGCACCTGGCAATATTTTGAATTTAGCCGCCCTGATAATTCAAAACCTTTTGCCACTTACTATTTTGAAATCAGTGTCACCGAAACCGACACTTCAGCAACTGCTTATACCGAAGTTGCTTTTGATAATTTCAGAGTAGAAGCGGCAGGTGTGGGTTTTGGCAACGAGCCGCAAACAATACTCCCGCTTGCAATAGCTCCCAATCCTACCGCCGATATGCTGCAAGTGCGTTTTTCGGCGAAGCAATGCACGAAAATATCAGCTTGCGTATCAGCGATGCACAGGGCAGGTGCGTATGGCAGCGCGATTTTGTGCCTGCCGCCTCATTAGGTGAGGTGAGTTTGCAAAATTTGGCAACGGGAATTTACTATATTTCGGCACAAAGCACAAGCGGCAAACGCTGGGGGGCTAAGTTTTTAAAAACACAATAATGATGTTTTTTGGAGGAAATGATAAAACAGAAATGAAATAGATGGAGCGGATAAGCATTAAAGATTTTCTGCTTCACCTAATAAATTGTTACCCCTCGGCGGGATATACATCGTGCTTCACCTAATAAATTGCTACCCTCGGCAGGATAGGTATCGTGCTCCACCTAACAAATTGCTACCCTCGGCGGGATAAGTATCGCGCTGCACCTAATAAATTGCTACCCTCGGCAGAATAGGTATCGCGCTGCACCTAATAAATTGCTACCCTCGGCAGGATAGGTATCGTGCTGCACCTAATAAATTGCTACCCTCGGCAGGATAGGTATCGTGCTGCACCTAATAAATTGCTACCCTCGGCGGGCTAGGTATCGTGCTGCACCTAACAAATTGCTACCCTCGGCAGGATAGGTATCGTGCTGCACCTAATAAATTGCTACCCTCGGCAGGATAAGTATCGCGCTGCACCTAATAAATTGCTACCCTCGGCAGAATAGGTATCGTGCTCCACCTAATAAATTACTACCCTCGGCAGGATAGGTATCGTGCTCCACCTAATAATCGTCTGAACCTTGATTTTCAGGATTAAAGGATTAACAGGATTTTTTAAAGTGTAGCGGGTTCGTCATCGGCTGGGGGGATAACTTTGTCAAAGTTCGAACTTTGACAAAGTTGAAATAAAAAAAGATTTATATTTGTAGCATTGCTTTACCACGCATAAAATACTCATATTGTGAAAACAACACAACAACATATCCTCGGCAGCAACAAAGAAGCCGCACGCTTGGCTTTGGAGTGCAAAAACGACGACCTGAGCAAAAAAGTGCTGGCGTGAGTATTTGGAAAAAACCGAATACACCAAAACGACCAAAAACTCAACCAATTGCCCAACAGCACCGCCAATGGCAAATTTAAAAACGTGGTAAAATCTATGCTAAAATTAGAGCAGAGCAGTAGCAGTAGCGTAACACAGCAAGAGTTGCTAAAATTAAAAGGCTACACCGATGGCACCAATGCCTACAGCGTAGCAATAGCCGAGGCAGCTTTGGTGCAATACGGCACTGCCAAATATGTGCGCTATGTAGAAGAAGTAGGCGGCACGGCGGGCAAAAGCAATATAAACACCGATGCCACCGATACAACCGCACCGGCACAGTATCATATAGTACCCAACCCCGCCGATGATGTAGTATATATAGAGTGGAATGGTAAAGAAGGGACGAACTTAACTATTTACGATATGAATAAAAAACCGATGATGAAAGTTCGTTTAGAAAGCGGTAATAACCCTGTTTCAATTCGTGCTTTACCAATAGGAATATATCTATTACAAATAGAAGGCATTAACCAAGTTAATAAATTAAGTATTGTAAGATAAATGTTGCACAAATACTTTGGGAGGTTATACTCCCAAAGTATTTTATTTTTACATTTATAAATTTGAACAGATATGAAAAATATAATATTATTAGCATCAAAAAACAGGGTATTTGCAATATGTATGATTACTTATTTTTGTGTGCTTGTTCAAGCGCAAGAGGGAGCAGATACAACGATTTATTTTAATAAAACCTATTTTTTAGAAAATGACTACTCCAGTGCTTTTGCTATCTTGAAGGCTACAAACGGAAAAGGATATGTTTTTTCAGGTGTAAAATTTAGCTTAGACGCTAATAATGAACCTTTATACCAACTTCATCTTACTCGCACGGATGAGTTTGGAAATATTATATGGACAAAATATATAGATGAAAATAATGCAATTTTGGGTTTAACTCAAGGAGATGCTTTCATAAAGACAACAAACAATGAAAATAGCTATTTAATAGCTTATGTATATGAAAAATACAATGAAAATGGCAGTTACTATGATACACGAATAGTTAAAGTCGATGCTGAGGGGAATATAATATGGATAATGTCTTATGATGATGGTATTAATTCTCTTTATATAAATCAACTCATAGCCACCAAAGATGGAGGGTATTTATTTGTCGGAGATAACAAAAAACAGGGAAATGTAAATGGTTTCGCTCTTAAAACAGATGCCACAGGTAATTTATTATGGCTCAAAGACTATGAGTTAGGTTACGTTTCTCGTTTTTTCAACGTCATAGAAAGCCCAGACGGGGGCTATGTGCTTGCAGGGCGCACCGAAAAATCTTCTGATTGGCTATACAGTGCAGATATGCAGCTCCTAAAAACAGATAGCCTCGGAAATATGCAATGGGAAAAGAAAATAGGGATTCCTGACTCTACAGATTGTGCTGCAAAAGTAGCAGCACTTCCTGATGGTTCTTTTCTGATTCACGGTTGTAAGAATGTATATAACAATAATTTTTCTCTATATATTGCTAAATGTAATTATACAGGTGACCTTATTTGGGAAAAAGATATTCCTACTCCTAATCAATATGGTTTAAGTGTGTATAGTTCTACCCCTCTTATTAATAGCGATGGAAGTTGTATTGGTGTTTCCGCTACAGAAAATGAATATCACAAACATCAGGCTACTATCTTTAAACATTCTGCAAGTGGCGAGGTGCTGTGGCAGAAGTTCCTGACCGTAAATGCCGATAAAATGACATACTTAAAAGACATAGAGCGCACCGCAGACGGCGGCTTTGTAGCCTGTGGCTTTCAGTATGAGCCGCCACAATTTGCCTGGGTCGTCAAGTTGGATAGCCTCGGCAACACCTGCTCCCCCACCGACTGCGACAGCCCTCCACATCGTTCCTTGGGTGTTGGGCACAGACGAAACATTCCCCACTTTGGGCGCGCAAGGAGGGGTAAGCATCTCTCCCAACCCCGCGAGTGATGAGGTTCATATAGAATGGCAGGGAAAAAGCGGTGTAGGTTTTAAGGTGATTGACATACAAGGTAATATTACAATACAGAGTACTTTGCAAGAAGGCGACAACACGCTACCAATAAACCATTTGAGCAAAGGTATTTATATTATAAAAATTGACAACATACCCGAACCTGCTAAATTGAGCATTATACGATAATGGCGAAAAGCGTTAGAAGTACGAAATACTACTTCTAACGCTTTCTATTTTAGAAAACTAAAAAAATAGAGAAATGAAACACTTAAGCATAATATATTTTTTAATATATATACACATATACGCCCAAACCGAAGGGGCAGATACTACAGTGTATTTTAATAAAATTTATAATCCCGATATAATTACTAATAATATTATTGCATTTCCCATTGTCAACACACTAGATGAAGGATATACTTTTGCTGGTTCAAAGTTTTACCAACTTCCATCTTTACAAGAGGTTCAGACATTATTTTTTACCCATATCAACAAATATGGACAAGAACAGTGGACAAGGCATATTTATCAAGAAGATTTTTTGAGTAGTATAACTAGTTCTGATTGTTTAGTACAAAACAATAATGGCAATCTTATTTTAGTACACGTTTTACAATATTCCCCCGACAGTTTACATCATATCCGTTTTGCACAATACGACAGCGAAGCTAATCTATTGTTGGAGCAAATTTATGACGATTTTAACGCCTTCCCTTGGCAACTGATAGCCACCAAAGACGGCGGCTATGCCATAGCAGGGGCGAGTTATGACGGTTATGATATGTCGCTTATCAAAACAGACCAGTATGGATTTATACAGTGGCGCAAACAATACGATTTAGGTATATTTCTCAGGCATTCAACGTCATAGAAAGCCCAGACGGAGGCTATGTGCTTTCGGGTAACACGCGAACAGAACCCGAATGGGACGGCAATACCGATATGCAACTCCTAAAAACCGACAGCTTCGGGAATATGCAATGGGAAAAGAAAATAGGAAAAGCCGATAATTGGGACTGTGGTGCCTTAGTAGCTCCCCTCAACGACAGCACCTTTCTGTTGCACGGCTGCTTTGGAAACAGCACTTTGGTTGAGGTAAAACCCTCAACAATGTACATTGCCCACCTGCACTATGATGACGGCAGCGTTGTATATGAAAATCAATATGAAACACAATTAAAATATGGCGTAAATTCTTTTCATGGACAGCCTTTGATGTTAGCAAATAACGATTATATTGGAGTAGCCTCTACTGATAATGAATTGAATGAGAGAATAGCGAGCATTATTAAACACAACCAATGGGGCGAGGTGCTGTGGCAGAAGTTCCTGACAGTAAATGCCGATAAAATGACATACTTAAAAGACATAGAGCGCACCGCAGACGGCGGCTTTGTAGCCTGTGGTTTTCAGTATGAGCCGCCACAATTTGCCTGGGTCGTCAAGTTGGATAGCCTCGGCAACACCGCTGGAAAATAGACTGCGACAGTCTCCACATTGTCCCCCTGGACTGTAGGCATAGACGAAACATTCCCCACTTTGGGCGCGCAAGGCGGGGTTAGCATCACGCCCAACCCCGCCACCGATAAGCTATTTATCCACAGCCCCGAAGCCATCACCAATGTAGCAATATACAACACCCTCGGACAGCAATTCCCCCTCTTAGAGGGGGCAAGGGGGAGTACAAATTCCCCCTCTTTGAGGGGGTCAGGGGGAGTAAATGAAACGCAATTCGAGCAGAAAACGAACTTTCCGTTGCCCACCTCGCGAGCGGCATCTACTTTGTGCAAGCCCACACGAAGTCGGGCAGAGTATTTACCCAAAAGTTTGTGAAGCGATGAAAAAAATCCCAAAAATCATTTAATCCGATAAATCAGTGGTTCAGACGATAAAAATTCGTGAAGCGATGAAAATGAAAGACACGTTTTTTGTGTTTTTCATTTTTTTATTCTTTCACTTTAACCGCATAAGCTATCTGCTTCATACGGTCTAATTGTGCAAATAATTCGGGGTGATAGGCAAGTTTGCGCTGCGGCGATTTCAGTTGTATTTGCTGGCGGTCGTCGGCTATCTCTATCGTTACTTGCAGATTTCCGGCGTATTTTTCAAACAAATTATCCATTGTTTGCAGCCAGTTTTCTTGTATATCGTGCAAATTTATGTGTAAAGTAAGATATTTTATATCGCGCCATACATCATCTAAAAGCCGTACTTCGTTGATTTTTACTTCGTATTTGGCAGCATCGCCCCCCCATCTTTGTTCCTGATAAACGCCGCGAATGTGCAAGAGTGTGCCTTCTTCAAAAAATGTTTGTATTTGAGATAATCCTCTTTAAACAAATTCAGGTGCAAAGTGCTGTTGGTATCTTCTACCGTAAAAGTGCCGTAATTTGAACCGCCCGCCGATACACGGTGCTGTGACTTTGTCACCATTGCGGCAAAGCGCACTTCTTTCTGATGAAAATTGTCTAATTCGGGTCTAAGGTAAATTACAGCAGCAGTTTATTTCGCGCTGATAGCGTTGCAGGGGTGCCCTGATAAATAAATGCCGGTTACTTCTTTTTCACGGTTGAGTTTTTCTATCAAGCCGAACTCCTCCACTTGCGGCAATTTAGGTTCGGGAATATCCTGATCACTGCCACCTCCGAATAAAGATATTTGCGCGCTTTCTTTTGCTGTTGTAGGGTATTGCCGTAGCGCAAAATGGTTTCTATGCCGTTGCTGCCGTTGTTGTCTGCCAAATATTGAGCACGCGGCAACCAAAACTGTCAAAAAGCTCCACGGCACACAGATTTTCAAAACTTTTTATTGACAGTGCGCAAGTTCACCCGCTTTGCAAAATCAAATACATTTTAAATGCGCCGCCCTCGTTGCGCACCGAAATAATTTTCTTCTACCGCCGCCTCCCTACTCCTTTCACGGCAGCCAAGCCAAAAACGAATCTGACCTTTTTTATTAACGGTAAATGCAAAGCACTCTCGTTGAGGTCGGGAACAAGAGCCGTGATATTCATATTATTACATTCGGTAAGAAAAAGTTGAGGTCTTTGGTATTGTCTTTATTGTGCGTAAGCACCGCCGCCATAAATTCTGCCGAGAGTGGTGTGCTTTGAGGTAGGCGGTTTGGAATGCGAGCAGCGAATAAGCCGCCGAGTGGCTTCTTGTTGAAACCATACGCCGCAAAACGCTCCATCATATCAAATATTTCGTTGGCTTTTTTTCTGCCACTCCTTTTTCATCGCTCCTCCAAAAACACTGCGTTGTTTTGCCATTTCTTCGGGTTTTTCTTTCCCATGCCGCGGCGCAAAATATCGGCTGCTCCGAGTGTATAATCTGCCATAACTTGGGCAGCTCAGCATAATTTGCTCCTGATACACCATAATTCCGTAGGTGGGTTGCAGGAGTTCTTCGAGCCAACGGTGCGGGTATTCTACGGTTTCTCTGCCGTGCTTGCGGTTGATGAAAGAAGCAATGAACTCCATCTGTCCGGGCGGTAGAGGGCGTCTATGGCGATGAGGTCTTCTATGTTGTTGGGTTTGAGGTCGCGCAGGTATTTTTGATACCCGTACTTTCAACTGGAAGATGCCGATGGTATCGCCGTTTTGAAAGAGTTGGTAGGTTTTTTCGTCCGTTAAAGGATTTCATCGGGATTAATGGGCGGAATTTGGTGTTGTTTGTTGATATTCTCAATGGCATCGCGGATAATGGTGAGCGTTTTTAAGCCCAAGAAGTCCATTTTGAGCAAGCCCGCA contains these protein-coding regions:
- a CDS encoding T9SS type A sorting domain-containing protein; translation: MHENISLRISDAQGRCVWQRDFVPAASLGEVSLQNLATGIYYISAQSTSGKRWGAKFLKTQ
- a CDS encoding T9SS type A sorting domain-containing protein translates to MPNSTANGKFKNVVKSMLKLEQSSSSSVTQQELLKLKGYTDGTNAYSVAIAEAALVQYGTAKYVRYVEEVGGTAGKSNINTDATDTTAPAQYHIVPNPADDVVYIEWNGKEGTNLTIYDMNKKPMMKVRLESGNNPVSIRALPIGIYLLQIEGINQVNKLSIVR
- a CDS encoding T9SS type A sorting domain-containing protein, coding for MGAQGGVSISPNPASDEVHIEWQGKSGVGFKVIDIQGNITIQSTLQEGDNTLPINHLSKGIYIIKIDNIPEPAKLSIIR
- a CDS encoding T9SS type A sorting domain-containing protein; translation: MRAENELSVAHLASGIYFVQAHTKSGRVFTQKFVKR